DNA sequence from the uncultured Fusobacterium sp. genome:
ATATTTCGTTCAAAACTTTTCACCCCTTATAAGAAAAATGAGGGGAGAAATGTTCCCCTCACCTTATTATTTTATTTCAAAATATTTAGCAGGTACTTCTTCATCAGTCATGTGTAAGTAACCCTTTCCTAAAACATAAGTATCTTGGTATAATAGATAGAAATTTTCTTTTTCTACTCCATTTACATCAGCATAGTTACTTCCGTTCCATTCAGCTCCTGGAGTAAATTTATTATAAGATTCTATTATAGCATCAAAGTCAGTTATTTCAGTACCATTTTCTATAACGTTTCTTACATGATCTCCTAATGCTATAGCTGAAGCAAAGTTATATGAGTAAGCCCAAGTTCCCATTCTTCCTGCTGCTCCCTTAGCTACAACTGTATCTTCAACTTTCTTTAATATTTTTGGCCAATTTCCTTTTTCATCTTCAGTAAATTTAATTCCTAAAGCTCCTGGATATCCCATTGTAGGAGATGGTAAGTCAGCTTCTACAAAGTATCCACCATCTTCAGCAACTCTTTTTAATAAAGGCTCTGTATGAGCATCGTTTGTTGCAAAGAAAGCTATATTTTTTCCATATTTATTTAACCAGTTAGGTACTTGTTCTAATATATATTGTTGAGCTCCTGCTACTCCAACATCACTTACTGGGTCTGGAGCTGAAACATCTATAAATTCCATTCCTAAATCTTTAGCAGCTTCTGCCATGATATTTCTTCTTCTTGATAATAATTCATAGCTTAAGTGTCTTGGGAAAGAAATATGCATAAATTTATCTGCTCCCATATTTTTAGCTGCTTTAACTATTAAATATCCTCTTGCTACGTTATCTGGATTAGCTACTAAATCAGATACCTCAGTAATAATTTCAGGATCTTCATGTGGTGAGTTAGCAACAAGTAGTATATCAGGTCTAGCTTCTCTTATTCTTCTAAAAGCTTCTACTGTTCCTGGTACTGCTTCAATAACTATGATTGCTTTCATCTTAGGATCATCTGCTAAAGCTACCATTTGTGATATAGTAGTTTCCATCTCTTGCATAAAGTTATCTGGATATGTTACATGAGTAACCATTCCACCTTTATCTGTAGATCCATACATTTTTATTAGTTCCTCAGCACCACGAAGACTGTCTTCTGATTGAGATACAGTTCCACTAACTACCCCAATATGATAATCAGGATTAGCAGCAAAACTGAAAATAGACATAACTAACATTAAACAAAACAAAATAATCTTTTTCATATTTTCCCCCCTGAGTTTAATTTTTAGATTTTAAAAAGAGTTTGACTAAAAAAAGTACTAAAAAATTAGTACTTATATCCCTAATTTTAAAATCTATTTTCACAAATTATACACCTATTAAATTTATATGTCAATAAAAATTATAGTTTTTTTGTTAACTATATATTTTTTATATGTAAATTACTTTTTTGTATATATTTTTTTGAAAACTTTTTTTATTTTTTTATAAAAAATTTCATTTTTATAAATAAAATAAGGGACTGCTGTAATACAACAATCCCTTATATTCATTTTTATTTAGTATTTTTTCTATCTATATAAAAAGTATGTAATAATTTATGTGCTAATTCTCCATTTGCTTTTCCTAAATAATTTTCATATAGATCTATAACGCAAGGATTTTCATGTGATTCTCTTAATTCTTTATGATAGTCTATCTCTTGTAATCCTTCTGCTCTTTTCTTTACTATATCAAAGTTTCCATGGTGATAAGGTTGTCCTCCTCCACCAACACATCCTCCTTTACATGCCATTACTTCCACAGCATCAAAGTAAACTTTTCCATTTTTTATCTCTTCTAGTAATTTTCTAGCAGCACCTAATCCATGAACTACTGCAACTTTTAAATTAAGTCCTTCAACTTGGATTTCTGCACTTCTTACCTCTTCAAAACCTCTTAATGGAACGAAATCTAAGTTCTCTAATTTTCCATTACTTACCCATTCATAAAGAGTTCTAGCAGCAGCTTCTAATACTCCACCTGTTCTTCCAAAAATATCTGCAGCTCCTGTAGATTCTCCTAAAGGTAGATCAAATTCTCCTTCTGGCATATCTAATAAATCTATGTTATATTGTTTTAATAATCTTCCTAACTCTCTTGTAGTAATGGAGTAATCTACATCTGCTACTCCATCTCTTACAAATTCATCTCTTGAAGCCTCATATTTTTTAGCAGTACATGGCATAATAGATACACATACTAAATCTTTTTTATCTATCTCTTTTTCTTTTGCCCAAAATTCTTTTGCTAGTGCTCCAAAAATTTGTTGTGGAGATTTTGTTGTAGATAAATTATCCCTAAACTCTGGATAATTTAGTTCCACAAATCTTACCCATGCAGGACAACATGAAGTAAATAATGGTAATTTAACACTTTTTTCTCCTTTTAAATTTGCTAAAATTCTTTCTTTTAATTCAGTTGCTTCTTCCATAATAGTCACATCAGCAGCAAAGTTTGTATCAAATACTCCATCAAAACCTAATCTCTTTAATGCTGTTGTAAGTTTTTTAGTCATATCTATACCTGGAGCCATACCAAATAACTCGCCAATAGCAACTCTTACAGCTGGTGCTACTTGAACAATAACTTTTTTCTTTGGATTCATTAAATCTTCTACTAATTTAAAGGTATTATCAGTTTCATACAAAGCCCCTACTGGACATACTGCTACACACTGACCACACAAAGTACAGTTAGTTTCTAGTAAGTTTTTATTAAAAGCTGTATTAACTATTACGTTAAAACCTCTATCTACACCAGTTAAAATTCCACAACTTTGGATTTCTCCACACATTGTTTCACATCTTCTACACATGATACATTTTGTAATATCTCTTGTTATTGAAATAGAGTATTGTTTATCATGTTTTGCTTCTTTTCCTGCAAATCTCATCTCTCTTATTCCAAAAGCAATAGCAAGTTTTTGTAACTCACAATTTCCATTTTTTCCACAAATTAAGCAATCTTTTGGATGATCAGATAGCATTAATTCTAAAACTACTCTTCTTTTATGCATAACTTCTGGTGAGTTTGTTATTACTTCCATTCCTTCTTTAATTGGAGTACTACAAGAAGGAATTAATCTATTCATTCCTTTTATTTGAACAACACATATTCTACAAGATGCACAATCATTTTTATATCCAACTTCCTTCATCTCCATATAGC
Encoded proteins:
- a CDS encoding NADH-dependent [FeFe] hydrogenase, group A6, with the translated sequence MKMIRLKIDGKLVVAPEGTTILNAALKAGIYIPHLCYMEMKEVGYKNDCASCRICVVQIKGMNRLIPSCSTPIKEGMEVITNSPEVMHKRRVVLELMLSDHPKDCLICGKNGNCELQKLAIAFGIREMRFAGKEAKHDKQYSISITRDITKCIMCRRCETMCGEIQSCGILTGVDRGFNVIVNTAFNKNLLETNCTLCGQCVAVCPVGALYETDNTFKLVEDLMNPKKKVIVQVAPAVRVAIGELFGMAPGIDMTKKLTTALKRLGFDGVFDTNFAADVTIMEEATELKERILANLKGEKSVKLPLFTSCCPAWVRFVELNYPEFRDNLSTTKSPQQIFGALAKEFWAKEKEIDKKDLVCVSIMPCTAKKYEASRDEFVRDGVADVDYSITTRELGRLLKQYNIDLLDMPEGEFDLPLGESTGAADIFGRTGGVLEAAARTLYEWVSNGKLENLDFVPLRGFEEVRSAEIQVEGLNLKVAVVHGLGAARKLLEEIKNGKVYFDAVEVMACKGGCVGGGGQPYHHGNFDIVKKRAEGLQEIDYHKELRESHENPCVIDLYENYLGKANGELAHKLLHTFYIDRKNTK
- a CDS encoding DUF3798 domain-containing protein, which encodes MKKIILFCLMLVMSIFSFAANPDYHIGVVSGTVSQSEDSLRGAEELIKMYGSTDKGGMVTHVTYPDNFMQEMETTISQMVALADDPKMKAIIVIEAVPGTVEAFRRIREARPDILLVANSPHEDPEIITEVSDLVANPDNVARGYLIVKAAKNMGADKFMHISFPRHLSYELLSRRRNIMAEAAKDLGMEFIDVSAPDPVSDVGVAGAQQYILEQVPNWLNKYGKNIAFFATNDAHTEPLLKRVAEDGGYFVEADLPSPTMGYPGALGIKFTEDEKGNWPKILKKVEDTVVAKGAAGRMGTWAYSYNFASAIALGDHVRNVIENGTEITDFDAIIESYNKFTPGAEWNGSNYADVNGVEKENFYLLYQDTYVLGKGYLHMTDEEVPAKYFEIK